Sequence from the Solea senegalensis isolate Sse05_10M linkage group LG1, IFAPA_SoseM_1, whole genome shotgun sequence genome:
gccggtccatcacagggccacatagagaacCCGAACTAAACCCTTGTTCCCAGCGGGccgtgaacccaggtcttcttgctgcaacccacatgatttaaaacacaatagTTCAAATGTTTTGAATTCACTCTGTTACCAGAGATTATGGGATGTTGAATTTGTCCAGACTCCGTTTAGGAATGATCCGATAAGTTTCAATACATAACAACAGTATCCCTCGTCGCTCCACTGTTAGTCCTGCTGCTGTTAACCTTACGTACCATGTGATTGCAGCAGCAATGTCGCCGTTCCTCACTTTCCCACTTGCTTGCTCTGTCTTTACTCTCTCACTGCATCAGTGATTCTTCAAAACATGTCTTGTGACCACATTATGgtattattatacagtatgtgtcattAGAGAATGGCCATTATGATAGATCACTGCTGGTTTGAGGTGCGGTCGAAGACTTTTCCAActctattttatattttcttcattgtatttaataataacaatcatgtTCTGAGGGTTAAGTGTTGAATCATTAGCCAATGTATGCAATCCAGACCTGGTAAACTGAAGCTGCCTGGTCTGCATTGCTCTTCAGCAGGGGTTCTTCTGGAGGTTGTCATTTCAAGCAAACACTAAAGCATCTAATTTAATGGAATAAGAAGCAAAACCAGCTGCTCGTTCTGTTTGAATGAAAACCTGCAGCATTTCTGGCCTTTAACACTGCAACTACAGAGAAGGCACTTTCGGAGAGGGGCATCCAGCCACACTTAGCTCTGATTCCATGCTGTTTAGTGTATTTGTGCAGTATTCATGCACCTTTATTACTGTTTAATGTCAACTCTTAACGGTGCAAAACATAGCCCACCTACAAGCCACAATTTGCAATACGTTTAGTGTTATTGACCAAGATCCAAAGGTGCCCTGTAATTTCAGATACCTAGAGCAGAGTTTAACTGCACTTCACTACAGGGTTCCTAATATTCTTTGGATTGAAGGTGCTTTCGTTTTTACGCCACAAACGCACAAAAACATTAGAGGgttaaaaaaaggtaaatatttTCTCAATGCAGATGGAGTTATCTTAAATTATGGCTATTCTATTCAgtcttctccctccctccctctctcctgttctcctcttcttctctcccatCCCTTCTTTCTCGGTTGTGTCCCTCGCCTCTGGCAAATGggagtcatttgtttgtgtgaactTCCCATAACCCGCAGTGCGTGAGACACTTATCATTCAGAGTGGGGCTGCTTCATTGTGAGTTGTAAtacctctcttctcttctcttctcttctcttctcttctcttctcttcttctctctcttctctcccacaACAGGCCCACATAACACCTGGCCTCACCCCTCATCCTGTGATTCCCCTGCCACACACAATGTTTGcttaccaacacacacacacacacactctctcatcTCCCCCATTTTGCCCTTTATAGTTTTCCCCTTCCCCCTACCGTCACTCCTCTCTTCAATCTCATTCCCCCTGTAATCTCGGGGTACACAGGACGGTACTCATTACTGCACTCCTCATCATATCGTCCATCCTCTGTCTTCTTTATATTCCTCTATTCTAACAAGTCTTCATCTCAGGAGCCATCAGTTGTCCTCCCCTTTTCATTTCCCTAATGTgcccacagcaaacacacacatatgtaaacacacaccataTACTGGCCCTAACTCATAATTTCATTGCCCTAACCTGGTCCCCATCATTGTGATGTAGAGTGCACCCCAGTACCCTGCAACTGTGTGGctcacagtgtgtatgtgtgtgtgtgtgtttgtgtgtccacacaatttattttatctctGTGAATATCTTTGGGTAAAATGAGCGTGCATTTACCCAGAGAGCGAGACAAATCAGGTAACCTAAACAAGGAATGGCAGAATGCATAAGGAAGAAAAAGTGAGATGAAAATAAAGATGGAAACCGAAAGAGGGGTGAGACACAGACggggagaggaaaagagcaaTTTTTTAAGGAGGGAAAGCTGTCATAGGAGGCCGAGGTGAGCCTTAACCCTCTTGCTTGCTTTAATCCCTCATTTATGTGAACTCAGCTTTGGAAATGAAGCTGTCACTgtattttccttcctttttacCCATGCTGTGGTTGAATCAGAAACCACACAtgcatgcaacacacacacacacacacacacaatcgcaTAACGGAGACACAGAAAATCACTCAGGAGAGGTTTTAAATTCATTCCAGAGTTGGAGGCAGAGATTCATAGAGCCTCACCTTGTCTCCTAGAGGAGGAATCATCGTATATGTTGGAGACAGAGGGGAATTATGGGTAAATGCAGTGGAGAGGAATGATAGTCTGCAATCTGTGGCTCTAATCTGGGATCTTTGACACATGCCATTCATTTCAGGCGATATTCCACGGCTTGATGTAGAGCGGATGTATTTGACTTTGCAGTCacttttgcctgttttttcaacacaaatctgaaaaaatgtaatgtaactttaaaataaatgaaagacacTATTGTTTAAATCACCTTTGTTCCTTTTAGATCATCTTAATTGGGTATTTTTAAGTGTAGGAGTGTTACCTGTAAATGCAAAATAGCCgaattgtgtatttaaaaaaaaaacagaacaaaaaaaacccactaagAAATCCGTCAGTATGTCCATCACCTTAAAATAATAGtctgaaataaaatgattaagTGTACCATCATAAATGTTAcgactaattaaaaaaaaaaccttaaggTGTCATATAATTTAAAGAGATTTTTAGTTGCATTGAATGTATACACCAgatcttattattttttacctagaaggacagagagaggacaaagTAAATCAGTAAAGGGCACTTGTCTATTGCAAAGGCACAGCCTTgtactgccatctagtggcggCACAAGAAAGAGGATCAATGGTTGATTGGTCGATGGAGGGATtgatttatcctttatttaataaacaaataaccAGAGATAATGGAAGCACTCTGAGATGTAATGTTTGGAACTTTTGAACAAATccaataataattacataaactgtaaaaacaaaaaacgtgtTTATGAAATTCTGGCAAGGCACTATTATtgcattaaataaatgttttgtacatAACATGTATTTCTATGTAACTGGTGAGTTTACCATATTTTCCTGATTGCCTTTTAAACAATTCATATTAATACTGCTTTTTCAATATtatatgaaaaaatatatacatcCTACTCAGACGAAAGTCAGgtcatttttatgaaacaaCAGTCAAAGATAAGAGGTAAAACAAGGTTGAAACTAAGTtaataaatagatttaaaaaaaggcaaaagaatCATATTCCTGTCCATCCTTTGCTCCTCAAACTCCTCGTTCCTTCATTTCTCCCCCCCTTGTTCTTCTCAGGTGGAGCAAGCATCATACTGGTGTGTAATAGCATGCTGTCAGTGTTGGCTGTGGTGAGGTGTGGGGAGGAGAGTGGTGCGTCTCAGATGAGATATGTGACTGGCATGCTAACACGCAGTTTTATCTGAGGGAAAAAGCGGGGAGAGACGGAGGGACCCCACATCTCCTCACTACAGGCCTGTGATTAAAGCTagatgagcacacacacacacacgcacacacacacttccaaaaaacacacccataGAAGTGTAAACACATGCACGTGTGgagattataaataaatgacacacaggagggcatacacacacatttcagtttatATATACGCAGCCACACATCCTCCCGTTGTAGGTATTGTTTTGACCTAAGCACCTCTGCTCGAACATTATGAAGTTGATCGAAGGATTTGGTTCTAGACGGCACATCCTCGGCCTGAGAATAAGAGCTCTCACTTTCATCCACCGGGTTTCGTCCACTACACACAAACGCCGACACACGTATACATAAAGCCCAAAGAAAATGATTGTGTGCAAAGACGGACATAAAcaaaatcacagatttaaaaTAGTACAGCTGGCTTCGGCGCGGCTCTGTTTCATCTTAAATTTCCATTTTACATTCTACTTTGGCTTTAGGGCTTTGTCTCGGAGTGTGATTTCTCAGATGGACGGTGGCCGGAAACTAGTTTGATTTTAGATGAGCAGCATCAGCCGACAGTGCGGTCTCTATCGCTTGCCAATAAAGCTTTGGATACAGATTTTACATCCCTGACCGATGGAACTGTGAGGGCACATGATGACTTCCATGAAGCAAGTAAATGGACAAATCACTCCCAGTATTGTATATGTGAAATTCATATTGGAATGCATTTCTGCCAGTTTAGTGTTATGTATCTGTCTATATTGTTTTCAGgatcaaatgtgaaaaaagtcaattttctttctgtaaacagataaaaaaacacatgacattaTATTGTTTTTCTGGCTGTAGTGATAGGAAATACATTGCTTTTTGTCTATGtcacattttcatctgttttataAAAGCTAAAAAGTGAATGCATAGTAACTtcactgtgtgtatatacaatAATACTATCCATGACTTGTCAACCAGCGTACTGCgacgctcatgtggaggataaagcagtatgcgatgaatgaatgaatacttGGTGTTCCAGAGGGTGCTATCGTACCAGATCATGAAATGGAaccgctttaaaaaaaaatcacaagttCTTTTGAAATCTCAATTTAATCAATGTATATATtaagaaatgtaaacattatCAACAcaccaaaaatataaaaatgaatcattcatCATTGAATTAAGCAAGGCAGTTCAAAATTGATTATCCAAATATCTATAATCACCATTTTTGAATATGTACAGTCTGTGTTTGCATTTACCTTCTTTACACGTTATTGATAAATGACAGTCCTACCACTGGTGTCCTATTGACCTTGACCACAGACTACTATGccccttttattttcttcagcTGCTGAACAAGTGTGTGCTATGACTTTGTCCTGCACGTGCCGTTGAGTAATTTACACCACAGCCATGTCTGAAATTATTACTTGGAATATAtgactggttaagtttagattAGATAAGTTGAATTACCACCATGTTCTCTTCAGGGTCTGTATCTTACTGATACGACGCCGTCTTAAACCTGAATTGAAAAACGCATATCTTGTTTACAGTGGCAACGTAACTACAGTACATGTGCAGGTTCTGCTTGTTAactgctgtggtgtttttttttgtttttttacaaggtCCCTTAATTTGAAAGTGACATATTGAAGTTTTAAATTGCTACACGTGGCTACTTTAATCATATCTGAGTTATTGTTGCATCACTGCCCTCACAGTCACAGGTGGAAGACGTGGGGTAAAGTCTAACCTCAGACACTGAGCAGAGATTGCTTTCATAAGTTTTAAGTACCACGGAGGAGATGATGAATAGAGGGCAAGGAAGCCGATCCTTTATGTCAGCTGCTTTGGAAGAGTGCAGGGAGAAGTCATGGGTCTGTCTGTGAGGAAGACGAGGGGCTGGCTGGAGGACAATGAGACTGGGGGAAGACTTTATACATATCTGGGCCTGGACCCTGTGGGGGCGATGGGATTGGAGTGTCAGGAGAAGCTGCTggaagagaggcagagacaggaaattcatttaactttttgccaataaaatgttttggtttaaaaataaaaaaagggaatcTATTGATAGTCTGTAAAATGCATTTACTGTGGCCCATGAGAAATCTATATTTGCACATTTAGAGGCACATTTCCCATCAATCTGGTGTGGCCATTAGTTGGTGTAATATTGccacattcttttttattattattttaaaatggaaacataatttgTGTTCTGCAGGCCTGTTTGTGGgcatatttattttcaacagTTAATGGTTTCCTCCTacactccaaaaacatacagattaggcaaattggacactcgtGTAAGTGTGTGcaagtggatggttgtttatctctatgtggccctgtgatggactggcgacgtgtccagggtgtgaccccgcttTTTGCCctatgttagctgggattggcaccagcgcccccatgtggaggataaagcggtaggagATGGATGTAGAAAttgcatgcatacatacagGTGTCAAGTATGTGGTTCTTACCTATCTGTGGAGTGTGTGTTACAGGCATGGCACTGATGAGAAGCGTGTGTCCAGTCATGGGATCCTGGGCCAGCTGGGTGTGTGCTGGGTGGTGCAGGTGTGTGGGCTCTGATGTTAAGCCTGAACGCACAAGACAGCAACTAGTTAATCAAGCGCCAGCAGCATTAAATAGTCAAATGATCacgtttttttgtaattttttccTAAATCTTCTTTGCAGAAAACGTTGCAGAGCACTGTGCTCCATTTCTCCACTGGAGCGCATGACGGGTGTTGCTGAGGTCGTCctatttttctctctgcaggtttACAAGCACAGACACGTGGCCCCGTCTCACCTCCCAGCAGCATCTCGTGCAGCAGGTTGTCTATCTTGGCCAGGCCGCAGAGCTTAATGAACTGGAGCTGTTCTATCATTTGCCAGGTGATGCTCTGGAGGGTGGGcaacaggagcagcagctctccAAAACGACCCCTGGAGTCGTACTGACGGTCGTTAATGTAATCTTCCAGACTCATCTGGACCTGGAGACACACGTCAAAGTGCCTAAGTATTAAAACAATGATagtaaaatgtatgtaattatACAAACTGATAATTAGGCTTGGTTGCTCCTTGGTCTATTAGCAATTATAGGAGACGATATCAGAAAAGACCTTGAAATGCTTGACCTACCTGCAGACGGATGGCCTTGATCTTCGAAGGGTCCCGCAAGGATTTAGCATCTGCAGATTGGGAGGCAAAGAATGGAAGTGAGGATCAGATTAAGGGAATGAGAGGTGGAGAGAAGGATTGAGGGACATGTgggtgaggggaaaaaaaagaaatatcaagCATGGAATTGGGGATATGACTGGAATTGGTGGAATGATTATGGTCAAACTGGGGCATGAAGGAAAAATGAGGGGATTTagtggaggaaagagagggggcagactgagctgaggagatgtgaaaaagggaagaaaaaaatacaatttaacaatttgtgtttttatttcttaccTGTCCCATAGTTTGCCTTATTTGAGGTTTATGCTTgtatgttttctattttttctatATACTGTTCACTGTCCACTATAAAACACTGGAtgtttattcttaaaaaaatgaatcttGAGCTGATATGAATTACATCTGACTATACTATATCatatgacatattcaaatatgtATGGAAGTATAATACATGACTTGCTAGCTTTGGTCACTCTAACAAACAGATGACAATTGATTGACACAGATACAGAAAATGGTTCCTGAATTTCCCAGAGAGTCGTCCACATGAAATCCAGTTTCTTTATTGTAATTACCTGGATCAAAGAAGACAATAGCCTTGAGAGCCGCATACTCATTGTCATCTATTTGGATATTCTGAAAAGGATGGACCAGCTCATCCAGCACGCGGTTGGCTACCCTACATATCTCTGCTTCAGGACTGTTCCTGTGTATCACACAGCCGTTACCTGCAGGCAGAGAGAGCATTGGTCAGTGGCTGCGTTGACGAGAGCTGAAAGGGAAAAGAAAGGTATTTGGGTGTGTTATGGTGTGTGGAAAGGAGAGTTTTATCCTTGAGTGAAAGATAAGTTTTGTTAAGGGTTTCAGTCAAGGTTGTGATAAAGGAGTGTAGGGAAGGTCTTAAGAGGTAATGCATATTGAGTGCggcagtgtgcgtgtgtgtgttgttgacagaTCCGCCTACAATATAATGTTCGTACATGCGCCCCAGTAATGACTAATACCGTTTACAGGAGACACTTGTGGAGGCATAAAGGAAGAAACTGAAACCTTGAGTTAATCATTCTCAGCTAACACAACATTTGATCAGTCTTCACACATCAGCGCTGAACCACCTGATTGCACCACATATAAATTACACGGTCAGTCCGTACCTAAAAGCAAGAAGTCCTGGAATGGCGTTGACCTTTTAGCGACCCCGAGCAAGAGGTGTTCGCCTGCATGAGCCCTCAGCAAGCTCACCTGGAGACAAAGGCACACACCCACAGttaaacaaagagcacaaacAATGCAACAATGCCTCCCCTTACAGGCCTTACATACATCACACTGAGGGTCATGCTTGTAGTGTAGTATGTGCTGAAAACTAACATCTACAGCACAATCTCATGCCATCACGTCACATATTCTTTCATCTTCAAGTGGAACTGGCTTAAGTGAGAATgattaaaggtaaaaaaaaaattaaaaaaatgacaacacttCCATTTTTATCAAGAAATTCCATAAAAACTGCatcactttaaaggtccagtgtctaAGCATCAGTGACGTCTGAAGAGGAGATTGCAGATTGTAATTGACAGACGACTCCTCACCACTTCCTGTCCACAATGGCATTGGGGAACTGATAATGTGTAACTCAAAGGTAGCGCAGCACAAATGCTGTTACATAACATTTCTGAGGTAGGCACCATGTTCCGTGCTTTGgaaagctcttttttttttaccttctatGCATTTATTTGATTCCCAATCAAAATACACTGGTAAAATTtgctttaaattgttaatatacaatgcttaacaaatgtattagaccaaaattaaaaactaaaaatgttattgttatttatttggcaaataacaaactcagttcacctttttatacccacatttgctcactgggcttctctgaaatgaatcaagctaaacattcaaccactaaaactaatctTTCTGTTCAGGAAACCAAGTAAACAACtaaaatttgatgaaaaattacattttagcaTTAAAGAGCTTTTACATACTGATGAATtaaacattacagaaacataaaaaaaaatactgctgttaatttagggcagtggtgatggtctaatacatttgttaatcaCTGTACATTGTGCAATTTACTAAAGTGATGAAAATGCATGTAATCATGACTAACTATTGAACTTCAGAGATTTATTaagagaaaataatgtttttttgatgCACTATTTAAGTGATTAAACACGTACACAAACATCCTAGTGAGTAGTAGAATCAATTTCTGCCATTAAACCTGACTAAATATTGGTTTTAACCAGgtttctaaaaacaaacacaacttgaCTTTACCTGGTCATCCAGTGGCAGCTCTCCAAAAGCAGGAATATATTTGGCCCATTCAACCAGCACCAGCAATTGCTGTCTCATTGATTCGCAGATGTCGCCAACAGTGGCCGACTTCTGCTCTGATATGTCTGACATTACAACTGGAGCAGTGATCTAGATTAAATAATAGCTTCAGTTTAGTCCAGATGAATAGTTAAGATGCTAATATCAGCTCAAATGCGGCTCCATGTTAGTGTCTTACTTGTTGGGACAGTGACTCAGCTTGGGCCAGAATAGTAATGGGTGGCATGTCTTGGGAGTCGGGGATATTTCTTCGCGAGCTGATCCGATCTCTCTCATTCTGCACGGCTAAAATAAACAGATAGATCAAAAGTTACTGTGTGTATAAGTATGAAAGGGGAGCATCCATTTCATCACTTTCAATCCTggtttgctgttttttctttcagctgACAGTCAAGGCTGTTTGaaagtgaagagaaatgaatgCTGAATGCAGACACTAGGGCAGTTAATATTTAGGGAAAATAGCCATACAGGCTGGCATCAGCACGAGGAGTCAAACGTTAACTTGTTGCAATCCAGAACAACATGTTTGAATAACACATGATTAGGTGTCATAAAACTCTGTGCCAAGGTTATACCCctcataaatacacacacacacacacacacacactaagtaaTCACCTATTTTAGGACTCCAACCATCTTGATTCTGATTTTCTGACCGCAGCCCTTTTTCAGTGTCATGGGCTTTAAATCTGAGTTCAtgagtcataaaataaaaataaattacattatttgTAGTTTTTCCCCATTGGACTCATTCCATCTCGTTTCATatctgcatgtaaacactttcAGTATCAGATCAGTTCAGATGAATCAATTCAGTGTCTTCTACTTCCTGTCTCAACCTGGGCGGTGGGTGCGTGGgtatgtgtgtggggaggtGATAGTTTCCATACCTTCTTTTTTCATCCCAGCCCTGAAACATTTGTTGAGTCTGCAGAATCGACACTGGTTCCTCTTATCTTTATCCACAATGCACTGCCTGCTGAACCTGCATGTGATGAACATATAATCATATAAGCAGCTTTACAGAGCAAGACACATGATGACGCATGAGTAGTGTATAATCTCACGATATATACATACTGTTATATGGAATATGGAATATGACGTGCCGTGATGTGATGACTGGAGTGAGTTGTTGATACACGTATGTACAAATACATATAATCAAATACAGGTTTTTAACGTACCTGCATGTGTAAACATGGTTCTTGCGTATGGAGCGTCTGAAGAAGCCTTTACAGCCGTCACAGCTGGAGGCACCGTAGTGTTTCCCTGTGGCTTTGTCTCCACAGATCGCGCAGTTGCTGCTGACTCCATCCGGACCGGCCAGGCTCGGTTCTGTTGGCATGCTGTCTGAAACACACGAAAACACACACGCCCATGCAGGTAAATGCACACGTACAGCACAGAtacctacagtatgtacatCCTTTATGCAATAATATGTGATTTTGACACATGTTCCGAGATCTTTATATTCCAGTTCattgatatagatataaatgctcacacattttaatgcagttTACATTTCACAGAACACATATTATTTAGATTCTTTCAAATTGGTGTGACGTATACATCTGCATTTGGtgaaaaaatgtaatcaaactTAAAGTCAGGTTATGCATTGTCTTTTTTGATAGTGGCAGGAGTATAATATTGACCCCAACAATGAACAACATTGTCGAATCCACTGCTGGTCAAAGATCCGTAGAAAAAAAGGCTGAAGTAATCGTTTCCGTTTCTGACGGAATATTTTAGTAGAAAGTACACCTCCTATTACTTTCTACACTTCTGTTGTAGCAAATGTATTCTGTTATTGACgtaatgaaaatgaattatgtATAATTCCATACGGgacatgcagtacattgtagATGTGTGTATAGCCGCCAAATCACTTGTGTTTGATTTGCATACGACATCGCGGTGAATCtggaataaatataaatcaggataaataataatgtggtaGTTCAGCTGTCAGCCATCTTAAACATTACTGTCTGTGTCATCATTGTTACAGTCATCTCCTCGCCGTGCTCATCATTATTACAGTCATCACGATTGTAATCATTATCAGCTGCACTGCCACCACAATAAAAACCATAATTATCATCAATGCCTGCATATTTATTACACAGTCAAAGCCCCATCACGAACACAGCACctgcatataaaaataataacagacacAATCACATCATGTATAGAATTGAGTCGATCCCACACCATAGAAAACGAGCCAGTGTTGGCCAAACTTTATGTTCCCATGCTGAGGTGACATCACTGTAAGCACGCTTGCTCTTCAGTAAAATAATCTTTATGACACAAACAGTACCTGCAGTTACGGCCTAAACAGTCTCAATAGAATTCCAGTGTCATGCGTTTACGACCTGGACCCAGCCCTTGTATTTCCTTCACAGCTGCAGATTTTCCtttacataatatataaatgaggcagttgttgttttatctCCCACAGTCAGTGTTAACCCTCAGCTGGATCCACATTATTTGCGACCAGCACTTTCCAGACCACTTCATTTACATATACGTGCACTTATAGAATTCCTTTCCTGCAAAAAGCAACCGATTTGTTTAGTCTAACAAACTAATACCTCCACATCCTGTTATGACTCCACACAGGTTAGCATATACACCCCATTTTAGAGAAGAGGTGCCACATGCAATACAAggctatatgtatatatatatatatatatacatatgtatatgtatatacatatatgtgtatatatatatatacacacatatatatgtgtgtatatacatatatgtatatacatatacatatatactctCTATTCTCTGCCCACaacaaacagtgttttgttttttcattataattgtgataaatgtttgacacaaaccaaacattaaacatttaaccaAAACCTTGTTGAAGTTACCAGATATATACAGCCATGTGTCAAGTGAGGTGCTGCAATTGTGCCAACCACAGTGCACCATaagatgcatgtgtgtgtgtgtgtgtgtgtgtgtgtgtgtgtcttcacacTTACCTCCTCTTCCACACAGCACCTCTGCATTCTCAAAGCCCAGCGTGCTGTATGATGGATCAAGGCCTTCACAGTAGTTGGCTACTTCCATATCTAACAGAGTTTTACTCTGAGGAGCAGCGAGATACTTCATTCCTGTTTCAACCTGGTTCCTCACACTTTTTTTACCAGCTCACACTGTGGTGTCGTTCTCTCTTTCACCCCCCTATCTTCCTGACTCTGCGTCATCTAATTCTTAAAGACATGACAAGGGAGATCCCTGGAATAAAGGATCAATAATCCCACCTGATTGGGTCTGGAACAAGGAGAAGTGGGAGGAGCTGTGACTAAGACTTCTCACTTTGGTACACATTACTTATCTGTcccttctctcacacacttatCTAGGATGGACAGATAGAGGTGAAAGAGTGATTTCActccctcttttttctctcacttctttgaatgacatgtgtgtgagttGCTTCTGTACGAGTGTGTCGGCATGTGTGACATGGATGGGTGGGTTGCTGTCGGGGGGTCGGggtgtttttacagtatttgtgtgtctgtgtgtgtttgtgcgtgcgtgtcctTCCCAGTCTTCTAATCTAATCAATAGTGGAGTGATAGCACCACCACCTCAGCAGATATAATCTATAAAAGACACAAAGTGAAGTGGAAAACACTGATAACTCCCATCAGCTCTTCCATAGACAAACACACTTCCTGAGTTTACAGCCCACCCTTCGTTCATAAAACTTTATTCTACACAGAGAATTTCTAAATTAACTACccatacactgtaaaacaaataccTCAAATGACATTAACCTCTGCAAACTTCCTCCACTTAAAACTTTGCACGGTACTGTACTTATAATAAGTGTATTGTGCATAATTGTGTGGGATAAAATAGATTTAGatgtttctggttttatttcCATGAAAACAATGAAGATATGACAGTGTCATTGTTTTCTGTTAATGCCTGCAATGATTACTAAGAATTATGCAAGACTAAATAAGAATTCTGCATTGACGCTGTCTCTGTTCTTTCACTTTAAGAACGATCAGAGAGTTCCAGTGTACTGACACTGCCAGTGAAGCAACATGCAACGGGgtattgaaagttcattttcaaCTTGTTTCAACTACCTTTCCACAGAAACGCACGGCGCGTGGACGAGAATTAGACCACACCGAAGGTTTAAAATCAAAAGGGAAGTCAAACAGTTGTCAGGGAGCTGTCTCCTTTTTCAGGAATGCTGTAAACATTCTCAAATTTACTGCCATAAACCagttaaaatgtcacaacccGCCCATTTTACTTAGGGAGTTTCACTGCACTAAATCTTACCTTGTGACTTAAAGGTAATCCATTCGGAGCATTGTCAGAAAGGCTATAAATGATAAGAGGCAGTATTATGGGATATTTGATGCCCTATATCAGTAATGGCTAGAAAGCACCTACAGTATATGAGCTGGCATGAGGATTATCGTACCGTATAAT
This genomic interval carries:
- the hnf4g gene encoding hepatocyte nuclear factor 4-gamma isoform X3, with the protein product MHIPHRHRNTDSMPTEPSLAGPDGVSSNCAICGDKATGKHYGASSCDGCKGFFRRSIRKNHVYTCRFSRQCIVDKDKRNQCRFCRLNKCFRAGMKKEAVQNERDRISSRRNIPDSQDMPPITILAQAESLSQQITAPVVMSDISEQKSATVGDICESMRQQLLVLVEWAKYIPAFGELPLDDQVSLLRAHAGEHLLLGVAKRSTPFQDFLLLGNGCVIHRNSPEAEICRVANRVLDELVHPFQNIQIDDNEYAALKAIVFFDPDAKSLRDPSKIKAIRLQVQMSLEDYINDRQYDSRGRFGELLLLLPTLQSITWQMIEQLQFIKLCGLAKIDNLLHEMLLGGLTSEPTHLHHPAHTQLAQDPMTGHTLLISAMPVTHTPQIAASPDTPIPSPPQGPGPDMYKVFPQSHCPPASPSSSSQTDP
- the hnf4g gene encoding hepatocyte nuclear factor 4-gamma isoform X1, whose product is MKYLAAPQSKTLLDMEVANYCEGLDPSYSTLGFENAEVLCGRGDSMPTEPSLAGPDGVSSNCAICGDKATGKHYGASSCDGCKGFFRRSIRKNHVYTCRFSRQCIVDKDKRNQCRFCRLNKCFRAGMKKEAVQNERDRISSRRNIPDSQDMPPITILAQAESLSQQITAPVVMSDISEQKSATVGDICESMRQQLLVLVEWAKYIPAFGELPLDDQVSLLRAHAGEHLLLGVAKRSTPFQDFLLLGNGCVIHRNSPEAEICRVANRVLDELVHPFQNIQIDDNEYAALKAIVFFDPDAKSLRDPSKIKAIRLQVQMSLEDYINDRQYDSRGRFGELLLLLPTLQSITWQMIEQLQFIKLCGLAKIDNLLHEMLLGGLTSEPTHLHHPAHTQLAQDPMTGHTLLISAMPVTHTPQIAASPDTPIPSPPQGPGPDMYKVFPQSHCPPASPSSSSQTDP
- the hnf4g gene encoding hepatocyte nuclear factor 4-gamma isoform X2, encoding MKYLAAPQSKTLLDMEVANYCEGLDPSYSTLGFENAEVLCGRGDSMPTEPSLAGPDGVSSNCAICGDKATGKHYGASSCDGCKGFFRRSIRKNHVYTCRFSRQCIVDKDKRNQCRFCRLNKCFRAGMKKEAVQNERDRISSRRNIPDSQDMPPITILAQAESLSQQITAPVVMSDISEQKSATVGDICESMRQQLLVLVEWAKYIPAFGELPLDDQVSLLRAHAGEHLLLGVAKRSTPFQDFLLLGNGCVIHRNSPEAEICRVANRVLDELVHPFQNIQIDDNEYAALKAIVFFDPDAKSLRDPSKIKAIRLQVQMSLEDYINDRQYDSRGRFGELLLLLPTLQSITWQMIEQLQFIKLCGLAKIDNLLHEMLLGGLTSEPTHLHHPAHTQLAQDPMTGHTLLISAMPVTHTPQIASPDTPIPSPPQGPGPDMYKVFPQSHCPPASPSSSSQTDP